Proteins found in one Herpetosiphonaceae bacterium genomic segment:
- a CDS encoding DUF6789 family protein, producing MVATHILSGALAGFIATAPMTASMELMHRLLPRREQYPLPPSEITAELTDQIGVGDKLNQDEHVGLTLLNHFAYGAAAGALYAPLANQMRISPSLKGIAFGLVVWTVSYLGWLPAMGILRPATEHPPRRNLLMILAHVVWGSVTGVLVEAARRRA from the coding sequence ATGGTAGCTACGCACATTCTTTCCGGCGCGCTGGCCGGATTCATCGCTACGGCACCGATGACGGCGTCGATGGAGCTGATGCATCGGCTGCTGCCGCGCCGCGAGCAATATCCGCTGCCGCCGAGCGAGATCACGGCGGAGCTGACCGATCAGATCGGCGTGGGCGACAAGCTCAATCAGGATGAGCATGTTGGGCTGACGCTGCTGAATCACTTTGCCTATGGCGCGGCGGCGGGCGCGCTGTACGCGCCGCTGGCGAATCAGATGCGCATCTCGCCCTCGCTCAAAGGGATCGCCTTTGGGCTGGTGGTCTGGACGGTAAGCTATCTTGGCTGGCTGCCCGCGATGGGCATTCTGCGCCCGGCAACCGAGCATCCGCCCCGGCGGAATCTGCTGATGATCCTGGCGCACGTCGTCTGGGGCTCGGTGACGGGCGTGCTGGTGGAGGCGGCCCGGCGACGCGCCTAA